A stretch of Vannielia litorea DNA encodes these proteins:
- the pgl gene encoding 6-phosphogluconolactonase yields the protein MRLREYPDAEMMMMDLADQISSELTMALETHERASLCVPGGTTPGPVFDMLAGRSSLDWSRIAVFLNDERWVPEDSPRSNTRLIRERLLTGPAAAATYLPLYAPEARPEDAMERLAEAIAPHLPIQVLLLGMGADMHTASLFPGADRLAEALAPDAPILLPMRAEAADEPRITLSAPVLQGALSTHILITGEAKLAALHRTRGLSNEEAPVRVVLGEATVHWAP from the coding sequence ATGAGGCTGCGCGAATACCCCGATGCCGAGATGATGATGATGGATCTGGCCGACCAGATCTCGTCGGAGCTCACCATGGCGCTGGAAACCCACGAGCGGGCGAGCCTCTGCGTGCCCGGCGGCACCACGCCGGGGCCTGTCTTCGACATGCTCGCGGGCCGCTCCTCGCTCGACTGGAGCCGGATCGCCGTGTTTCTGAACGACGAGCGCTGGGTGCCCGAGGACAGCCCGCGCTCCAACACCCGCCTGATCCGCGAGCGGCTGCTGACCGGCCCGGCAGCGGCGGCCACCTACCTGCCGCTCTATGCGCCGGAGGCACGGCCCGAGGATGCGATGGAGCGGCTCGCCGAGGCGATCGCGCCGCATCTGCCGATCCAGGTGCTACTGCTCGGCATGGGCGCCGACATGCACACGGCATCGCTGTTTCCGGGCGCCGACCGGCTGGCCGAGGCGCTTGCGCCCGATGCGCCGATCCTGTTGCCGATGCGCGCCGAGGCGGCGGACGAGCCGCGCATCACGCTCTCGGCGCCGGTGCTTCAAGGGGCGCTCTCGACGCATATCCTCATCACCGGAGAGGCCAAGCTGGCCGCGCTCCACCGCACGCGGGGCCTGTCCAACGAGGAGGCCCCGGTGCGGGTGGTTCTCGGCGAGGCAACGGTGCATTGGGCACCCTGA
- the pgi gene encoding glucose-6-phosphate isomerase, whose amino-acid sequence MWDKLRAYHAEHARRPIAKLFATPNRASNFSARMGDMLFDFSKTSIDTEALWLLMQLAEKAGVAAKREAMFSGEKINDTEGRAVLHTALRNLDGGPVLVDGADVMPGIKEVLGRMESFAGDLREGRLAGAGGRITDVVNIGIGGSDLGPAMACLALAPYHDGPRTHFVANVDGADIADTLRGLDPRHTLVIVASKTFTTIETMTNAATAKAWMREGGGDPKAQFAALSTNLEKTAGFGIPAERVFGFEDWVGGRYSVWGPIGLSLMLAIGPEAFRAFLRGAQAMDRHFRAAEFKDNLPVLLALVGIWHHQICGYPTRAVLPYDQRLARLPAYLQQLEMESNGKRVGMDGAKLTVPSGPVVWGEPGTNGQHAFYQLIHQGTGIVPCEFMVAARGHESELAHQHELLVANCLAQAEALMNGRSMKEATSLMAAKGLTGAELERQAAHRVFPGSRPSTMLLYPELTPEVLGMIIALYEHRVFVEGVILGINSFDQWGVELGKELAVALQPVVAGEADGADKDDSTQMLVDYIRKRR is encoded by the coding sequence ATGTGGGACAAGCTGAGGGCCTATCACGCCGAACACGCCCGCCGTCCGATCGCCAAGCTCTTCGCCACGCCCAACCGTGCGAGCAACTTCTCGGCCCGCATGGGCGACATGCTGTTCGACTTCTCCAAGACCTCCATCGACACAGAGGCGCTCTGGCTTCTGATGCAGCTGGCCGAGAAGGCGGGCGTGGCCGCCAAGCGCGAGGCGATGTTCTCGGGCGAAAAGATCAACGACACCGAGGGCCGCGCCGTGCTGCACACCGCGCTGCGCAACCTCGACGGCGGCCCGGTGCTGGTGGACGGGGCCGACGTGATGCCCGGCATCAAGGAGGTGCTCGGCCGGATGGAGAGCTTTGCGGGCGACCTGCGCGAGGGGCGCCTTGCCGGGGCAGGGGGCCGCATCACCGATGTGGTGAACATAGGCATCGGCGGGTCCGACCTTGGCCCCGCCATGGCCTGCCTTGCGCTCGCGCCCTACCACGACGGCCCGCGCACCCATTTCGTGGCCAATGTCGATGGCGCCGACATCGCCGACACCCTGCGCGGCCTCGACCCCCGGCATACGCTGGTGATCGTGGCCTCCAAGACCTTCACCACCATCGAGACCATGACCAACGCAGCCACCGCCAAGGCCTGGATGCGCGAGGGCGGCGGCGACCCCAAGGCGCAATTCGCCGCGCTCTCCACCAACCTTGAGAAGACGGCGGGTTTCGGCATTCCGGCCGAGCGCGTCTTCGGCTTCGAGGATTGGGTCGGCGGGCGCTACTCGGTCTGGGGGCCGATCGGGCTCTCGCTGATGCTGGCGATCGGGCCCGAGGCCTTCCGCGCCTTCCTGCGCGGCGCCCAGGCGATGGACCGCCACTTCCGCGCCGCCGAGTTCAAGGACAACCTGCCCGTTCTGCTGGCGCTTGTCGGGATCTGGCATCACCAGATCTGCGGGTACCCGACCCGCGCCGTGCTGCCCTACGATCAGCGCCTGGCGCGGCTTCCGGCCTATCTCCAGCAGCTGGAGATGGAGAGCAACGGCAAGCGCGTGGGCATGGATGGCGCCAAGCTGACGGTGCCCTCCGGCCCGGTCGTCTGGGGCGAGCCGGGCACCAATGGGCAGCACGCCTTCTACCAGCTCATCCACCAGGGCACGGGCATTGTGCCCTGCGAGTTCATGGTGGCGGCCCGCGGGCATGAGAGCGAGCTGGCGCATCAGCACGAGCTTCTGGTGGCCAACTGCCTGGCCCAGGCCGAGGCGCTGATGAACGGCCGCTCGATGAAGGAGGCCACGTCGCTGATGGCGGCCAAGGGCCTCACCGGCGCCGAGCTGGAGCGGCAGGCCGCGCATCGCGTCTTTCCCGGCTCCCGGCCCTCGACCATGCTGCTCTATCCCGAGCTGACGCCGGAGGTGCTGGGCATGATCATCGCGCTCTACGAGCACCGGGTCTTCGTGGAGGGGGTGATCCTCGGCATCAACAGCTTCGACCAATGGGGCGTGGAGCTGGGAAAGGAGCTGGCCGTCGCGCTCCAGCCCGTGGTGGCCGGAGAGGCCGATGGCGCCGACAAGGACGACAGCACGCAGATGCTGGTGGACTACATCCGCAAGCGGAGGTGA